The DNA window AAAAATCACAAAGTAAAAGAACTTACTTAGGAGTGGTAAAAAACGTTAAGTTTATAAATAGAAGATCACTGGAGGAATATAAGATGGCATTACAAGAAATAATTCAATCACAATCAAAATTAGTTAAAAGCTACGCACATAAATTAGGTGCAGCTCACAAAAACGGATATGATTTAGCGCAAGAGCTTTTCAAACCATACACTGAGGAACTTGCAACAAGAGTAGAAGATCAACTTGCACAAAAAAAAGAATCAGGAGAATGGACTGCATTAATTGACGCAGCAAATGCAGATTTAACCGCTTGGAAAGAAGAATCTGGAAGAATTCAAAGATATACTCCCGAAGAACTTGCACAAGCAAGATTACAAAAAGAAGTTGCAAACGAATACTCAACTGAAAAAAGTGGAGAACTAGCACTAGTAAATCAATTTCATCAAGCAATTATTTCTTATGCAATTCAAAATTTAGGTGTTGCAACAGAATTAATCAAAGAAGGAAAATCTAAAAGAAAGTTTGCAATTGTTGAATTAATTTCAAGACTTGCACCCTCACTTAATTTTCCAGGATCATCAAGTTATTTAACCGGCGCATTTGTTCCTTATGCAAGAGAAGCAAGAACTGTTTTAGGAGAATCAACACCTACTGGATCTTATGTTCAACCAAGCGTTGCAGTTGAAAGCGCACATAATTTAATTCTTCAATTTGAAGTTAGTTATGCTCTAGCAGAAACTAGTGCAGCACCGCGTTCTGATGTTCCAAAATCAAAAAGATTACCTGAAGTTCACATTTGTAGTGTTGCTAATGGAACTAATGACCCGGAAGCTCAAGCCATGCAAACTCAAAAACATGAAATTCCAACTCACTTTAGAGAAGAATTCGACTCTGCAGTAAGAGAATTAATGTTCAAAGAATTAGTTTCAATGTATCAAATTGAATTAAATGTTGATTAAAAATGGCAAATCGAAAAAAAGTTTATGATTCCAGGGGACATGATAATCCAGGAAATGGCGTTGGAGTTATAATTCCAAATCCAAATAATCCTGATGAAATTGTTATGACTCTTAGAACTGCAGAAACAACAAATAGTGCAGGAATGTGGGAACTTCCAGGAGGAAAACAAGATCTTTTTGAAACAATATATCAAGCAGGATCTCGCGAAACATTTGATGAAGTAGGTTTAGAAGTTTGCATAAAAGGTTGCATAGATATTTGCGATTTACGAATTGAAGGACAACATTGGATGAACTATACTGTTGTTGCAGAAGTTAAAGGTGGAGAATTAACTAATAAAGAAGACTTAAAATTTGATGAAGTAAGATATATGAATATTCACGAACTTCCAGAAAATACTGCTCTCCTTGCAATCAGAGGAATCAGAAATTATATTACAAAAAGACAACATTTAGAATATATTTTAATTGAAACAGTTGTTCAAGATTAATAAAAAAAAAATAAAAAATAAAACAGACCCAAAATGAGACTATCAAAAACAGATGTATTAAGATCAATAAAAAGGTACAACCAAGAAGTTAGGTTAAAAGAACTTAGTGCACAAGGAATTCATAAACTTGTACTTACTACAGAACCTGATCGAGAACGAGATGAAGTTGGAAAAGTAGTTATTGCTTTCGGTTCATACGATCCATTAACTATAGGGCATGTTAATTTATTTCTAAGTGGTCTCGACGCAGTAGAAGATAAAGAAGCCACTCGCGGATCTGAATCATTAGATGAATTAGTTATTGCAACGAGTACATCACATATAGATAAACAAATCAATTTAATGCGAAATTCAACAATTTCTGATAGAGTTCATGCACAAGAAGGTTTTGCTGATGCACTCGATAATGTTAGTTTAGCATTTACAAACACTCCTTTTTTCATAGATTTAATCCCATTATTTGAACAAAAATATGGAAAAGATGTTGATCTTTATTTTTTAGTGGGAGCAGATGTTATGGAAAAAATTGTTGATCCAAAATCATACGAACGCCACGACAAATCTATTGATGAAGTTTTACCCTCATTATTTAGACATAATTTTATTGTTTGTGAACGTCAAGTTCAATACAAAAATGAAGAAGGAGAAGTAACATCTGAAAGATATCTTAACCGAGATCTTATTCTTGCAGAACATCCGGAAATATCTAAATATACAAAAAAAATGCTTCCAGTAGATCTTAGAGATAATGAATACCCTGACTTAGAAATTTCTATTTTGGAAGTGAGTTCGTCACTTGTTAGAAAATTAAGGGGAAACGGAAATGAAACTCAATCAGATGAAAATTCTGCTCCTTGGAAAAAATTAGAAGCAGTAGGAATTAGTGATTTTGTAGATAAACGTTCATTGTATATGAGAGGAAGTGAAAAATACAAAGCAATTGTGGCCTTAACTCGTGCGTATGCAGATCATTTTAGACCTAAAGGAGTTCAACCATTACAATATATTAATGCATTAATGCAAGATCTAAGACACGCAGACGAAGATAGCGAATTTAGAGATCATGTTATCAGAAGTTATGACGCAGGAATTCCATTAGTTAAAAAATAAACCTCTCAATAAACATCATCACAACTAATAAACTCAAGATCAAAATTTATGTTTTTCTTATTTTATTATTATTTTTTCTTTTTTTCTGAACAACAAATCCAATAAAACTACCCGCTCCAAAATAAATTACTGCTAAAATAAAAACTAACAATAGAGTTCCCACAACTTCAACTTTTTCTACGCAAGAGTATTTAGGCTCATAAGACAAACCTGTACAACAACCTTTAGCATTTGTTTCTTTTGTAACCCATTCAACACAATCAGGAACTTGTTCTCTTGTCCAACTATAACAAAATGGTTCAGTTTGGGCGCAAAATGTTTTAGTTAAACTTGATCCTTCAATAATAAAATGAGAAAGTAATGGGAATAAATGACCCGTAACTCCCGGCAATATTAAAGTTGAGTCAGGCATTTGATCAGGATAAATTTCAATCAATACAGGATAATATGCGAATAAATAAAAAAAATATAATAATGCACAAATTCCAACCGCAATAAGTCCATATTTTAACCAAAGTTTACCTGATACGTATTTTAACCAAAAATTTTTAGCTAAATATTTTATAACTCCCATAATCGAACATAAATCATATCCAATTTAAATATGTTATGCAATGAAAATTTAATTAAGTATTGGTAACAAATATTTCAAAACAATTAAATACCATAACTCACACATACATCACATGACAATTTGTCCCAAGTGCAAATCAAAAAATGTAAAAATTATAATTTATTGTGAAACTAATTGCATGATTTGTAATGATTATGGTTACGATACCCGTAATGAATTAGATATAACCCCTGAACAAAAATCAAATCAAAAAGTTAAATCTCAATTTTCACCTTACAAAACTGGCGGAAAAAATAGAA is part of the Candidatus Woesearchaeota archaeon genome and encodes:
- a CDS encoding NUDIX hydrolase, whose product is MANRKKVYDSRGHDNPGNGVGVIIPNPNNPDEIVMTLRTAETTNSAGMWELPGGKQDLFETIYQAGSRETFDEVGLEVCIKGCIDICDLRIEGQHWMNYTVVAEVKGGELTNKEDLKFDEVRYMNIHELPENTALLAIRGIRNYITKRQHLEYILIETVVQD